In Diabrotica undecimpunctata isolate CICGRU chromosome 9, icDiaUnde3, whole genome shotgun sequence, the DNA window aataaaattacaacGTTCTTTTTTACACTGCACATATACTTCACCCATAGTTGAGCGACGACTGAAGAAGAGGTATATGGAGCTGGAGCAGCAATTCCTAATCCTCCCTACAATCCATACCCTGGAAATTATTTACAGGGCCGGTATGACACACCGTGCGCGAGTAACGGAAGGTTAAATTTTTCAGTTATTTTTCCAAAGATATAGttcaaaatgttaaaaataataaattccttaGTATGAGTCAACAACTTTTATTGCGAAAAATCAAAACAAACTTAACCTAACACATAAATAACAACATACAACATAGGTAACATCAAAGGGCCAGTCTCATATAAGCTTTAGCTCCTAGTATCCTCCATAACCTCCATGATGCGATTTGCCTTCATATCGTACTTTATAGTCAGCTCCATGTTTACCAGCAACGTATTCAACGATCCTTTTTCTTCCATCAGGTTGAAGAAGTTCATAACGACCCTTAGTTTCTTTGCCGTCCCTGACTTCATGTTGGCTCTTGATGTCATGGTGTTTTAAATCGTGGACGTCATAATTAAACTGATATTTTGGTTCcgcctgaaacaaaaaaaaaaatgcgTTACCACACAAAACACTTAATTTTGTCAATATTGTTAAATGGTAAAAACTCGAGCTCCACCATTGTTTTACACGTGTTCCGAGGTTTCACCTCTCAGGAATACTTGTGGTAGCTCGAACTAAACTGAAATGCTCTTCATCTATATGACCGGTATAGTAATATAGCATGCCTGAGTACGGTAGTAGCGACCTTTATATGAAGCAACGTTAAGTCAGGAGACTTCTCTTTGATGGTGATTTAGGTGAACTGCAAATCCAAGCTTACTGAAAGCTATCTTAGGAATATTCTTTTATTCCGACAATACAACTAAAGTTTACCGTTGAAAAACACCATCTTTAGCACTTTTTACGTTCGAGTTCGAGCTACAAAAAGTGTTCCTGATGAGAGGTGAAACCTCGAA includes these proteins:
- the LOC140450384 gene encoding adult-specific cuticular protein ACP-22-like, encoding MRCAVVALFFAIAVATVYGQDHYGNYGHGGLEYGGDQHHLQEYIDYRAEPKYQFNYDVHDLKHHDIKSQHEVRDGKETKGRYELLQPDGRKRIVEYVAGKHGADYKVRYEGKSHHGGYGGY